One region of Glycine max cultivar Williams 82 chromosome 9, Glycine_max_v4.0, whole genome shotgun sequence genomic DNA includes:
- the LOC100816392 gene encoding non-functional NADPH-dependent codeinone reductase 2 has protein sequence MRSNHVRLNCGITMPLIGLGTYSFPNDRKATELAVHNALEMGYRHFDTAKIYGSEPALGKALNEAICEGEIEREGIFLTSKLWGSDHHDPVSALKQTLENLGMEYLDMYLVHWPVKLKPWVNYPVPNEDDFEKLDLETTWAGMEKCLEMGLCRCIGVSNFSSKKIECLLDYASTPPAVNQVEMHPMWRQGRLRKTCGDQKIHVSAYSPLGGPGNAWGSTAVVHHSIIRSIAFKHKATPAQVALKWGLSKGSSVIVKSFDQERMKENMGSFDLRLDNEDILEIEKLEEMKIMRGEFHVNETTSPYRTIEELWDDEI, from the exons ATGAGGAGCAATCATGTGCGTTTGAACTGCGGCATTACAATGCCTCTTATTGGATTAGGCACTTATTCCTTCCCAAATGATAGGAAGGCAACAGAACTTGCCGTCCACAATGCCCTTGag ATGGGTTATAGGCATTTTGACACAGCAAAAATATATGGTTCTGAGCCAGCACTGGGCAAAGCCTTAAATGAAGCAATCTGCGAGGGAGAAATAGAGAGAGAAGGCATTTTCTTAACATCCAAACTGTGGGGGAGTGATCACCATGATCCTGTTTCTGCATTGAAACAAACTCTTGA GAATCTGGGCATGGAGTACCTAGACATGTACCTAGTGCATTGGCCTGTCAAGTTGAAGCCATGGGTTAACTACCCTGTACCTAATGAAGATGACTTTGAAAAGTTGGACCTTGAGACCACATGGGCAGGGATGGAGAAATGCCTAGAAATGGGGTTATGTAGGTGCATTGGGGTTAGCAATTTCTCTAGCAAGAAGATTGAGTGCCTATTGGATTATGCTTCTACACCTCCAGCTGTAAATCAG GTGGAAATGCATCCCATGTGGAGGCAAGGAAGGCTGAGAAAGACATGTGGGGACCAAAAGATCCATGTAAGTGCTTATTCGCCACTTGGTGGGCCAGGGAATGCATGGGGATCAACAGCTGTGGTTCATCACTCTATAATCCGATCGATTGCCTTCAAACACAAAGCAACTCCAGCACAG GTTGCATTGAAATGGGGACTATCAAAGGGCTCAAGTGTGATTGTGAAAAGCTTCGATCAAGAAAGAATGAAGGAAAATATGGGATCGTTTGATCTGAGATTGGATAACGAAGATATATTGGAGATTGAGAAATTGGAGGAAATGAAGATTATGAGGGGAGAATTTCACGTTAATGAAACCACAAGTCCCTACAGAACAATCGAAGAACTTTGGGATGATGAAATTTGA